The DNA segment AAACGCAACGCACAAAGGCGCACGTCGGCCAGTGGCGGCCCTGGCTGGCTACCCAggatctcccccaccccctcgctCTCCAGCCTTCCCGTTAGTCTGTGGCAGGCCCCAGCCTGAAGTCTTGCCTTTCTTCACTCACCCGGGCCTTCTTGCCTACCTGTTCCTTCACAAATAAAATGCCCAACCCCGTCTCCCTCCTCACCTGGCTCAGGGCATCCCTGGGCTGGCTGCAGGGCCGAGGGGTGTGGAGCGCGGCCTGCCGGACTCCTGAGGTGGAGGCGGAGCGCCCCAGGCGGTAGCCTCCCGTGAAGTCTGAGGCAGAAGACAGAGGGGTGAGAAGGGAAGGGGCCTCCACGTTCCCCTCCCCCAGTTCCCTGAGGACAGCCCGTGCcaggccgccccccaccccagcctcattAGAGGAGGAAAGGGGTTGGAGATGTGGTATTATAATGTAGGGCCCAGGGGCTtcctgggtggcacagtggttgggagtccacctgctgatgcaggggactcgggttcgtgccccggtcagggaggatcccacatgccacggagcggctgggcccgtgagccatggccgctgggcctgtgcgtccggagcctgtgctccgcaacgggagaggccacagcagtgagaggcccgcgtacagcaacaaaaaaaaaaaaaaaaaagaatgtagggcCCAGGATGAGGACCCTGAGAGATTCCCCCCAGCCCGCCCATCTGTGTGCTGGTGTACGAGGGCTGAGCGTGTCACCTCCGTTGCGGTGGCAGGCGGGGAAGGTCTGGCAGGGTATGGGCAGCGCGGGGCGGCTTCCTCCTCGGTCCCCTCCGTGGTGGATCCTGGCCAGCAGGCCCTCTGCCCCCTGGCTCCTCACTGGGATCCCTGATGCCACAGAGCCTCTGTCCTCACGCTCCACCTTGCCTGCACCCTCGGCACTGCCATTCCAGGCCTGGACACTGTCCTCGACCTCTCCTGGGTGACAAGGAGAGCTCTGAGACTGTACAAGGAGAAGGGTCTTGCTGTCCCCCCAGCTATACACACCGCGGCCTGGGTGGACCAGAAGTAACTTGCCCCGTTGCAGGTCACAGCTGGGAAGGGGGGGGGCCCTGCTTCACACAGAACATACACAGAAGGAGGGACGCCAGTCCTGGCACCACCCCTGGGCTGAGAATCATAGATATTTACTGCTGCCAAACCCTCTTCCCTGTTCAGAGGGGTCTCCCCTACCCCAGTTTAACTTCAGAGCCCCTCCAGCCCCAGACAGTGCCAGAATAAACACTGTCTGAAACAGAGACCGGGGGGGCTGTTCCCTAGGAGGGGGAGAATTCCCAAAGCCGGGAAGTGAGAAGGGGGGCACTGGGGGAAGGGCTGCATGTGAACTAAGCTCATCTCCCAGAGTAAGCCTGGCAGAGCATTGCGTTGCCAAGCAACGGTAGgggcctccctctcctctccctcctgtctGGATGGGTTGCCATGGTAACGGCTGGGAGGCAGCTGTGTTTAGCTCCTAGTGTGCgcacactcacaaacacacacccctGCAGCCCAgcgaagggaggggcagggaataGAGCGGGacagggcaggaggaggagacCAGATTCTACCCCGTCCCCATCCCAGGTCTTCCTGCCCCTCCAGAGCACACACGGGGACCCCATCCCTTCAGTCTGCTGCATGCCCCCATCCCTCTTGTCTCCCAGAAAAGTTCCCAGTTCAGGACAATGGGCTGTGGCTTCCAAGTATGCCCTTCAACACCTCCCCCAAATCATCACGGAcatcccctgtcccctccccgtCACCCCCTCCTCACTCACTGTCCAGCTCTTTCGCCTTCCTCCCGCCATACAGGACCTTCCTCTGTAGAGCCCAGCCTGCCCCAAACGTCGAGGCGCccatctcctcttcttcctcttctggtGTCCCCGCGCTGGCGATGACGTGGGCACAAGAAAGGCTGGCAAAGGCCCCCCCGTCGGTCCCTTGCTCCTGCAGCTGGATCTTGACCACGGGGGATGGAGCCCCCATTCCACAGCCCTTATTCAGCACCCCCCCAGCCTTGAGGCTCTCATAGGCAGGGGGTCTCTTGAGCCCAGCTGCCGCAGCTGGGTAGGTCCAAAGGGGGGTCAGGGGGCCTGCAGTTGGGTCCGGAAGGCTGTGTGGGGAGGCCAGGCAGGCGCGGTGGTGGAGAACCCCAGCTGCTGCGCCCATAGCCCCGCCATGGGGGCTGGACTTCCCAGGCACGGGGGGCCTCGAGCGGGTACACAGCATCCCGTGGAGGACTGAGatctccttctctgtctttggCTCCCCAGCGCCCAGGGGCGGACCGGTGGGCAGGACGGAGTGCGTGGTCACCTTGACTGCTGAGTACACCATGGTGTAAGACACGGCCTTGTCCTTGGGGGGGCCGGGGAGCAAGGCAGCCGGGGCAGGAGGGGCTGCCGGCACCCCTGCCGCCTTGGGGCAGATCATGCTGTGGGAATTGGGGAGCTCCCTCTCCCCCCGGGGCTGGCCAGAGCCCTGGGGCGGCAACGGTGTCGAGTGGCTCCGGGCTCGGCCCGAGGGTCCCAGCAGCAGCAGGTTGGCAGCGGGAGGCGGAGGCGGTGGGGGAGGCGTCTCCCGCTCCCGGGCAGGCACTTGGGGAGCTGGGGTGGAGCCGGCTGGCTCCTTGGAGTGGCAAAGGACTGGTAGCCTCGAGACCCCATCGCCAGGGGCTCGGGAAGCAGGCTTGGCCTGGGGGAAGGCCAGGAGTGGAGGACGGTGCTGGAGGAGGTTGGGGAAGGGCGGCGGGATTTCACAAGGAGTGGTCTTCGTGGGCGTCCCCTCCCTCCGGCTCGGGAGGGCTGAAGCTGGACGGCGCTGGGTGTGGAGCTGAAGGGCGTGAGGCTGGTGCGGTGTGGAGCTTGCCGTCAACGGAGGGGCCCCATTGGCGCGGCCTTCCCCGGCCTCCTCGGGCAGCGGGTACTTCATCTCCTCGTATATGGCCTCGCTCTCTTCTGAGTCCGAGTCAGCGCCAGCCGTTGGGGTcggcccccccccacccccaagagggGGCCCAGTCAGTCCCCCTCCACTCCGCCCTCCTCCCCTGAAGACATCCCCCACCATCTCAATGTACACCGGCTCCTCTTCCTGGGCACCCACCTCAGGGTCCCCAGCTACACAGGACCCCCTACTGAGGCGGTGAAGGGGCAGGTTCCCCCCTCGAGGAGAGGCGGCTGGGGGACAGGATTCATCAAAGGAGACAGAGAGCTGGGTGTTGGGACTTCGCCTGGGCTTCTGTGGAGGAACCTTCCGGCTGGACTCGCGGCCCTCCGGGGTTGGCTTCTGTGAGCCTGGGCAGGAGTGGGAAAGAGAACAAGAAACCGGGCTGTAAGTCGAGGAAGGAAATGGGGAGACCCAGTGTGACCTCTTGACTCACCGGCAAGGACATTTCTGCCTCTTCATTTTCCCCACGTCCCTCAACTTACAGCCCCAGTGGGTTCTTTTCCTACCGGTCTGCCTCCTGTCCTAATGAACGCCCCAGAATCTGCAGCTCCCACCCTCAATTCTCCCTGACCCTCAAGGCCCTCCAAGGCCACCCCTTTCCCAAGAATGAACTTTTCAAGGATCTTCCCCTGCCCTTGAATGGTTCATCTCAGGCCCTTCCAAAAAGGAACCCCCCCACTCCTTCTGAGAATGGAACCTTCCACTTCCTCGGTTCTTCCCTGAATGAACCCTCCCGGCAGGCCTCCCCTGGCCTGGAATGGATCCTCCCAGCTCCCGGCTCCTACTGGGCAGGGGTGCTGGTGTCTCACCTGCTTTCTTGCTGGGGGGCGTCTCTGCCCCCGGCCCTGCCATGCTGAGCTTGGTGCTGGGGTGTCTCCGGGGCTTGGCCGGGGGTCTTCGGGTGCTGCCATCCTCTGTgaggccccccccgccccccccaggcACGCCCCCCACGCTGTCCATGCTGCCCACCGAGTGGCAGGAGAGGGAGCGTGGGGCCATGGCGCtgcggcaggggtggggggtgtgcTCTTGGGAGGCGGGCATCGTCATGAAGCCCATCCTGAGCGAGCGGCGCAGCGAGGCAACGTCCCGCACGCGGACCCCCGGCCCTGGGCCGGCCCCGGGCCCCGAGGAGCCTGCAGGAGCCCCCTCCTTACtggagctggggagagaaggCCCAGATGGAGCAGAGGTCGGGCCTCAGGCCTGGGCCCCCGGCTCCCATACCCCAAGAGGGGTTTGCAACCCTGTGGCCTCCCAGGTAGGAGGAGGGGGGccggggtggagatggggggagCCTGAGGGTCCAAAGCACTAAAGAAGCTTCAGCCTGAATTTCTAGGctttgaaaaaggcaaggatatgGAGGGCAGGGATGAGAGAAGGGGTGAGCCTGTGTGCAAGGGAGCATTCCTGGAGCTGGCCGACCCCAGCCTGGGCATCTCtggtgcacacacacgtgtggaCAACTTCGTACATAGAGATGCAAACCCAGGCAGCGCAGCCCCGCCTGGCACATGCTTCTGCCACCCTGGCTCTGCTCCTTCTCACCCTCACGCTGGCCCACACCTGGCCTCTGGCCTCCCTTCATGTCTGGCTGCTGCGGCCTCCACTCCCACACCGCCTCCTTTCCCAGACCCGGGCTGTACCGCCGCATCCTCAGAGCGGCCTCCCCCAGCtgatccttcctcctccctgcctctctctctttctttctttccctctctttccctctccctctccctctccctcggCGCTGTCCTCTCTCTGTCACCCTCCCAGGCTCACCCCCCATTCCCTTTCACTGTCTCTGAGCTTCTGTGTAAGTGAAGAGGGGGTGCGGCTggcagggaagaggggagagctgCGGTGGGGTGGGCTCTCATTAAGGCCCTGTCTGCTAACCCTTCATTAGGGAGAGATCAGTGCAGTGATAGCTCTGATTAATCTAATTAACAACAAGAATTAAACTCCACAGTtttgaggagggagaagggagcagggagGTGGCTCTGACTCAGGCTCCGAGCGGCTGTGCCACCAATGGGAATGAAGAGAAAGGAGCAAGACAGAAGAGGCCAGGTGCCAGGTCCCCGGGAGGGCAAGGAGAGGGGgcgagctgtgtgtgtgtgtggggggggggtattGGTTCCCAGCCCTGGCTCCTCTGCAGGGCCAGCCTgcccccctcccacacacacacagccccatcACTGGGAGGGGGCCAAATGGATCATCTCTGGTGCCCCTCAAATGACCCATCCCTGGACTGTGAGGGCAGCAGGGCCTGCCCCTTCCAAGGTCAGGTGACAGGGGAACCAGGAGCCAGGCCCACACTGACAAGAGAGGAGGACATCACAGGCCAGAGGTGAGTCAGGAAGGAGTGTCTTGGGCCTCTGGGGATGGGGAAGAGCCCCAGGGTGTCCCTGGGCTGGAAGCCCCCTgagaggccagggcaggggctggagccaggagccaggagcCGGGCAGGGACAGGGCGTGTGCAATTCCAGCAATTCTGTAGTGAGCACGGGCTCTGAGATCAGACTGATGACCAGGCTGTTGGAGTCAGGAAGGGCAGAGGGATGTGGCCCCGCCACGAGGGAAGCAGAGGTGGGACAGGTGAGGGGGCAATCTGGGATGCGGCCTTACCTCCTCTTGGCCTCCTCTTCCTTGTGCTGCCTCCACTCCAGCTTGGTTTTTCGGTAGAGGAGGTTCATGTCGTGGGGCAGGAGGCAGGTGCTGGGGATTCCTGCTCAGCGCCACCAGGCCCGGGGGGCGACCCTCCCTGGGTCCCGGATCCACTTGGTGGGggggaatggaaaggaaaaaaaaagaaagatgtgggGTGGTCGGGGCCAGGaatgaatgagaaagagagagaagggagcagagatGTGACTCTGGTcctcagagagaggaaaacagatgGAAGCACAGAAAACCCAACGCCGCCTTCAGGACCCACACACGTACAGACACAGACGGACATGTATCCAGAGTCACACACCCTGACAAAGGTGTTCAGAGCCACAGATACACACTCTGGAGAGATCAGACTGACACAGAATCCCATCCTGTAAATACATCCTGAGCCACCACACAGACAGGCCCCACCAACCTACAGCAACCCTGCGGCCACACAAACACACGTTCAGACCCACAAACCACCGGGCCACAGACCCATATCTACCAACAGAGGACGAGACACGCTGATTGGCACAGGTAAACACAACCTAGGAACagccagacacacagacataaacACCCCGACACACCCACAGCACACACAGACCTCCAGACACACACAAATCGGCGCACCGAACTGGACGTACCTATAGACAAGGAGTCATGCCGGGGCCTACTTGCCTACACTGCACCccgctggggaagggggagacgGTCAGACTCCCCACCCCCTCTTGGGGCCTGAGGCTGGGGGGTGTCATGAGGGCAGGGCGGGGATGCTGGAGAAAGGGTGGGGGCATTCTGAGTTGGGCAGCTACAAGACCACCCATCCATGTCTCTCCATTCCCTGCCGACCCCCTCACCAGTCCTTCGCCTGGGCCCGGGCTTCCGTCCACCCCTATTCCTGCACCCTGGCCCCTCAGCGAAGGTCTCCGCCTCCCTCGCTGAGCGCCcaaatcaccttcctcctcagggATCTGGGAGGCTCTCGGCTTCCCTCTCGCAGTCCCCGCCCCTCCATCCCACCCGGGGGTCTCCAGTCTGGCCTCATAGCTACCTTCTGAGCTGCGGCCTCCATACCTGCCCTGGTTTCCCTTCCCCCAAACACACTCTCCTTTGCGCTTTCTGCCTCACCTCTCCTTCTAGGCGCCCCTCCTCACTGCcgtcctctcccttccctgtttGTTCCAAACCTGGCCGGCTTCATCCCCCTCTCCATCCAAAGGCCCCAGGTTCCCGggcacccctccccttccccttgtcCTGCTACCCTGGGTTTCTCCGTCTCTCGCCCCGCCAATCCTCCCTACCCCTTGtgcccccatcccacctccccgCACCAAGCCTCCCCAATTTCTACATCACCGTACCTGGCCTGCCGGGCGCCGGCCCCCCCATGCCGGGCTCCGCCCGgagcaggaggagggaggaggagagacagagagagaccggGGGGGGAGCCGAACAGGGCCCTGCCGCAGAGACAGCCCCGCCTCCGGGTCCGCCCCCAGACCCGCCCCCGGCCCCAAACCCACCCTTCCACACCCTCCAAGGACGGAGCGGGAGTGGCCGTGCTGCGCTGCGCCGctaggctggggtggggggcactgggCCAGCGGAGCCGGCGGGGGGACTCGGAGAAACGTCGTGGGGTGCAGGGGACCCGGCGCCAGCCCGTCCCCGCTTTGGGGCGTCCACTCCTTGTAGCCCTTCGCCCCTGCCCGGCAGGGCCGTGCTGGGTTTGGTGTCCAAGGCCCCGGCGGAGCGAAGCTGGCCGCAGGGCGCAGGGGCGCCCCCCAGCGGCGACCCGGGGCCTGCG comes from the Delphinus delphis chromosome 15, mDelDel1.2, whole genome shotgun sequence genome and includes:
- the NYAP1 gene encoding neuronal tyrosine-phosphorylated phosphoinositide-3-kinase adapter 1 — translated: MNLLYRKTKLEWRQHKEEEAKRSSSKEGAPAGSSGPGAGPGPGVRVRDVASLRRSLRMGFMTMPASQEHTPHPCRSAMAPRSLSCHSVGSMDSVGGVPGGGGGGLTEDGSTRRPPAKPRRHPSTKLSMAGPGAETPPSKKAGSQKPTPEGRESSRKVPPQKPRRSPNTQLSVSFDESCPPAASPRGGNLPLHRLSRGSCVAGDPEVGAQEEEPVYIEMVGDVFRGGGRSGGGLTGPPLGGGGGPTPTAGADSDSEESEAIYEEMKYPLPEEAGEGRANGAPPLTASSTPHQPHALQLHTQRRPASALPSRREGTPTKTTPCEIPPPFPNLLQHRPPLLAFPQAKPASRAPGDGVSRLPVLCHSKEPAGSTPAPQVPARERETPPPPPPPPAANLLLLGPSGRARSHSTPLPPQGSGQPRGERELPNSHSMICPKAAGVPAAPPAPAALLPGPPKDKAVSYTMVYSAVKVTTHSVLPTGPPLGAGEPKTEKEISVLHGMLCTRSRPPVPGKSSPHGGAMGAAAGVLHHRACLASPHSLPDPTAGPLTPLWTYPAAAAGLKRPPAYESLKAGGVLNKGCGMGAPSPVVKIQLQEQGTDGGAFASLSCAHVIASAGTPEEEEEEMGASTFGAGWALQRKVLYGGRKAKELDREVEDSVQAWNGSAEGAGKVEREDRGSVASGIPVRSQGAEGLLARIHHGGDRGGSRPALPIPCQTFPACHRNGDFTGGYRLGRSASTSGVRQAALHTPRPCSQPRDALSQIQPALPLPLPLPLPPQATRERDGKLLEVIERKRCVCKEIKARHRPDRGLCKQESMPILPSWRRGPEPRKSGTPPCRRQHTVLWDTAI